TGGATCCGGCCGTGCCGTTCGGTGGCTGGAAAGCCTCCGGCATCGGTCGTGAATTCGGCAGCGCGTTCATTGAGTCCTACACCGAGATGAAATCCGTCATTATGTGCTATTGAGCTCCACTGAAGCGGGGCCTGGCGCCCCCTAAGGAACGGTAATGAGTCGAATACCGGTTACCCAGTACGATCCGCCATTCGCCATCACGCGCGCTAGCCATCTGGTGCTGACTTCGCAAGATCTGGCCGCCAGCGAGCGGTTTTATACCCAGGTGGCGGGCATGGTATTGACGCACAAAGACGACTGTCGCCTGTACCTGCGAGGGTTAGAAGAAGCCTGCCATCACAGCCTGGTGATCACCTACAGCAAAGCGGAGCCGCACTGCGAGCGCATCGGCCTTCGGGTGTTTCAGGAGCGAGACCTGGTGGCGGCCAAGCTTTTTTTGGATCTGCAAGGTCTTGAAAATAACTGGGCGGAGGTGCCTTTTCAGGGCCGCACCCTGCATTTCACCGATCCGGTTGGCACGCCGATCGAACTGTGCGCCAGTATGCCGGTGGTGCCACGCCTGCATCATCAGGTGCATTTGTACCGCGGCGGCAGCGCTCAGCGGCTGGACCATTTCCAGCTGCATACGCCCTATGTGCAGCGGGCGGCTGAATTCTACATGACCCAGTTGGGGTTTCGCGCTTCGGACATCTATTTTAATGAACAGGGGCTGGGTGCCGCCTTCTTACAACGTAAGGGAAATACGCAGGATTTGGTGTATCTACATGGGCCGGGGCCGCGCCTGCACCATTTCGGCTATACCATTCCCGATTCGCAGGAGATCCTGCGCGCCTGTGATACTGCCGGCAACCTGGGGTTCGGCGACGCGGTGGAACGCGGGCCGGGGCGGCACGGCATGGGGCACGTACTGTTCGTCTATCTGCGCGATCCCGATGGACATCGTATTGAGTTGCACAACACGCCGTATCAAATGATCGATATTGAGCTGGAGACCAACCTGCTTGAGGCAGATCAACGCCAGCAACTGCTGCCTTGGGGGCTGCCGCCGCAGCGCAAGTGGGTGACGGAAGCCAGCACCTTCGCCGGCGTGGCGATCGAGCATCCCTCAGGCGCTGGCTATCCGCTGGTGTTGGAAGAGTATCTGTCGCGTATTTAGGGGAATAAAAAAAGCCGATAACGGAGGTTATCGGCTTGAGCGGACAGGCTGCGCGACGTTACGCCGGCAGCTGCTGCGCGGTTTTCTCGACCAGCGCCAGCAACAGCTTGATGTCTTCCAGCGTCACGATCGGGTTCAGCAGCGTCATCTTCAGGCAGGTTACGCCATCGAATTCTGTCACGCCGACGTTAGCGCGGCCCGACTCCAGCAGGGCGTCACCGATGCGCTGGTTGAACAGCGCGACGGCCGCATCGCCTTTCGCCGCCAGCTGTGCCGGACGGTAGCGGAACAGCACGCTGGCCAACTGCGGCTGCATCACCAGTTCCAGCGATTCCTGATCGGTGATGTAACGCGCCACCTGTTGCGCCAGCGTCACGCCATGATCGATGATCTCGGCGTATTGCTTCTGCCCCAGCGCTT
The sequence above is drawn from the Serratia sp. FDAARGOS_506 genome and encodes:
- a CDS encoding VOC family protein; this translates as MSRIPVTQYDPPFAITRASHLVLTSQDLAASERFYTQVAGMVLTHKDDCRLYLRGLEEACHHSLVITYSKAEPHCERIGLRVFQERDLVAAKLFLDLQGLENNWAEVPFQGRTLHFTDPVGTPIELCASMPVVPRLHHQVHLYRGGSAQRLDHFQLHTPYVQRAAEFYMTQLGFRASDIYFNEQGLGAAFLQRKGNTQDLVYLHGPGPRLHHFGYTIPDSQEILRACDTAGNLGFGDAVERGPGRHGMGHVLFVYLRDPDGHRIELHNTPYQMIDIELETNLLEADQRQQLLPWGLPPQRKWVTEASTFAGVAIEHPSGAGYPLVLEEYLSRI